In Setaria italica strain Yugu1 chromosome IX, Setaria_italica_v2.0, whole genome shotgun sequence, the genomic stretch GGAAGGATATGAGATGAGAGGAGGAGCTGCAAATAAAGGGGCGAGCACGAGcagccagcagcccagcaccaCATCGTGCCGGAAAAACAAGAAGCAGCCAGACGTGATCCACAACAAAAGGGACGATCGATCTGCTGCTGCGTGTGGAGTTCTGAACCGTCCGATGCTGCGGACGTGCTTGACCCGTCGGCGTCCGATCGCTTTCACGCTGGGGAGAACGGGTCAAAAAGGCTAAACCTGGGCCCACTCGATTTAGCCAAAGCCAAACCACAGCGGTCCACGTCATGGGACCCCATGGTCCGGCGTCCCGCGTGGACGCAGTCTATAGACCGTCGCAGCTCAGCCCCCGCAGAAGGCGTTGAGCGAGGAGGGGCCGCGGCCACACGACAGGGCCTAATAGACCGGGTGCACGCTGCGCAGATACTATTCCCCACCTCCTCGCCCCGGCCGTCCCCGTCGTCCCTCCCCTCTCCGTCCACCGCTGCCTGCGAGTGGGGAGCGAGCTCGCCAGATATTTTTACCcgcgtcgcctccgcctcctcgccgttCCGGGCGCACGAGCGGTGGGAAGCCATGAACTGCCTCCAGAACCTGCTCAAGTAAGCTGCCCCCTCCTCGATCCGCTTCGATTCGTCCCCGCTAATGCCTCGCCTGCTCATGGGTTTCCTTCGTTTTGCCTCATTttgctcagggagcctccaatCGTAGGATCCAGATCCATGAGGCGGCCCTCTCCGCTCAATCTGGTGATGCCTCGAATCCAATCCATTCGTGGAGTTTTTATTTCTACCCACCGTGgatttctgtttttcttttttctgatttGGTcgttctgattttttttaatttttttttgggcGATTAGGCGATGGTTCGTGGCGGGAGTCGCCGATCAAACACCGTCAAAACTGTAAGCGTTAACACCACTTCTGTCATTTCTGATTCGATTTCGACGGGATTCTTATGCTGGCTGGGTAGAGAATAGAGATTGTAACGTCTGAATCACCGATTACTGTTACTGTAACTACGGGTATCATTTCGTGACGCTCAACTGTTGAATGTTGCGGGTTGGTTGGCAGATGCAGCCACCTGGGGCGTCCACTTCTGGTGCCGAGAGCAGTGCAGTGGAGGTGGGCACGGAGAAGTCTGAAGTGTACAGCACTAACATGACACAGGCTATGGGAGCAGGTAAACAGAATCATCGTCCTAATGCATGTCCGCTTCTATGTTACTTGTAATGTTATCAGATGTGGGGCAAATTAATGGCTAATCTGATGCATTGATAGCCAGAAAATAAAAGATTTCCTAGAGTCATATCAGTGTCACAATCGCAGTGTGAGCTATCAGTGTGATCAGACCATTTGAAACAAACACGCACTCTCCATTCTAGTTTGACATTTTCCTTTAGTCCACTTCATGGACTTGTACTCATTGCGAATAGTTGTTTCACCTATACACTTCCTGCATATCTAACTTCCCTCTGTCCAGTGTGCCAAAACTTGCTCTTGCAAGGGTGCTCTAGTTCTTTCACATGTAGTGTTGTTCCTCCAACAAAAGTATCGCCCCTTGATGCTTTAACATTGTGCTTGCCATCTACTTTTTGTGATTACATTGTGCTTTTAGTAAGTTTGGTCTATTAACATTTCTGAAATGTTTTCCTTTATAGCGTTGACATACAGACATGAGCTCGGGATGAACTACAATTTCATACGCCCAGACTTGATTGTAGGCTCCTGCTTACAGGTTCTCATCCCAACCTATTTTAGATACAAATATCTCTTCATACCTCTGTCTAATTATCTGCATTTGTGTGCAGAGTCCTCTTGATGTTGATAAGCTTCGGAAGATTGGTGTCAAAACTATATTCTGCTTGCAGCAGGATTCGGATCTTGAGTATCctatcaatattttttaatgCATAATCAGCTTACCTATACAATTCTTTTGATTTGAAAAAATCAATATGATTTGCATTTGAGGGCTCAAATTTACTAAACCAGACAGCTTACTTACTAAATTTACCTTATGATATGAGTGGCTCATGATTTGCCATCGTGGTCCACTTTCTACGAGTCAGAtggtcccacatgtcagtgaTACAGGTAATTGACACAACATaagaatggaaaaaaaatccccaATTCAGTGGCTGTAAAGTTAATCCCTCCATTTCAGCAACAAAGACAAGAAAACAGTCTCTCAGTCTTTGTAATTTGCTATGAATTATTGGATGCCACCTCTGATTAGAACTGAGAAACTACTAGGGGTACTTCCTTTTTATGCTTAGTTGCCATTCTCTATGAAAATGAGCTTCTGTCCCAGTAGTCTAATTTTGTATGCAGCACAAGACATCTTCCAAAAGTCCGTTTGTTATTTTAATGAAATAGTTTTTTGTTGTTCCACTGCCATATAATGCTTCCGTTCCGGGAATATATCTTCTTTCCTTTACCAACCAACTTGTTCAGATATTTTGGAGTCAACATCCGTGCCATTCAAGATTATTGTCTACAATTCAAAGATATTGAGCACTGCCGTGCTGAAATTAGGTACCCAAACAGCAATAGTACTGTTATTTCATATTTGGAAGTTTGGGGCTAAGAACTTTTTGCGAACATCATTGGCATAGTTTAAGTCCGTTTCCTCTTGAGGAACTGGTGTAGTGGCCATAGTAAAGTCTACAAGATGTATAGTTTCATGAGGAATTAGAGAATTTGTATTTCCATCAAATGGCACTGCcaatttttatttctgtttttctGTCGTCTTTACTGTGCATATTTGAACTGGTCTAATGTTTAACTACGCCAGGGATTTTGATGCTTTTGATTTGCGATTGAGGCTTCCTGCTGTGGTTAGCAAATTGCACAAGCTTGTCAACTGTAATGGTGGCGTAACATATATTCATTGCACTGCTGGACTTGGAAGAGCTCCTGCTGTGGCAGTAGGTTCATGGAGCCctgtttctttttgtttccCGACACAACTTGCTGTGTTTTACCAAGTCCTTTTGTTTCTCTAGAGTTGTGCTGCGGTAGgttttcattatttttcttatgtTGCACTTAACTATATTGaacaaaaaaaactttttaaGAAAACCATGCTTATGGCTTGGAAGAGTACTAAATAGCAACCCACCAAAATTGCAAAATTATGCCTAGACAAAAACAGAAATCATTCTATTGTGCACTGACATACAGACAAGTGCTGCAATGTGCAGCTTTGTAGCACTTTAATAACCTCAACATGTCTCCACTAACTTGAAGATTCTAGTTTCTCATTTCAAGTTATGCAACTGAATTAGAAAATGGTACTTGAACATCATTGGCTACAATTTGATGTTTTCCAGTCTTGAGCAGTGGTATTTGATAGCTTTCATTTGTAACTCTGACTCTCTGAGCActtgtaaaatttcagctcGCTTATATGTTCTGGATTCTTGGGTACAGTCTTAATGAAGGACATCAGCTACTTCAGGTAATTCATAACTAGTTGATACAACTTTTAACTACTTACATTTGTCGGATCGGATGTTCAAAATTTtggtaggaaaaaaaagataaatatgCCTATTATATGTGCACTGGAAAACCAACCTCCATGATTGACTATTTGTGTGAATTTTGTTGGTCCTGCTCATCTGTTCTCTACAGTAAATTTATGTTGATAGGCTTGGTTCTGTTACCACATGGTTATTTTGCATGTTCTGTTAATTTATCAgcctttaaattttttttttggtagagCAAAAGAGCTTCCTTTCCAAAGTTGGAAGCCATTAAGTTGGCAACTGCTGACATTGTAAGTGAATGCTGTACTGTTCTCTCAGTGGTTGTTATGATGGGGAGATTAATGTGCCCACATATTGTGGCGAGCCACAGATTTTTTTTCTGCTAAGCGATAACTGTCTTATTATTTAGCTGACGGGATTATCCAAAAATACAATCACTTTGAAATGGGAAGATGATACTTCGTCTTCTGTTGAAATTTCTGGGCTCGACATTGGCTGGGGTCAGGTATGTTTTCCCTTCACTTATCTTATTAGATGTTGGGTGTTAAAAGAATTTCCATTTGACAGCTGAATAGGAATAAGACCTTTGTTCAAGCTGCTTAATAGATTAGGGACATATCTATTTTAACGTTGCTTAATAGGCTTAAGTTTCAGCAATTGTAGCTCAGAAACAATGTCTAAAACAGGAAGACCCTTGTCCTGGCTAATACTTAAGATTGACACGATTTAATTAGCATAAATTTGAAAAGGAAACTACTGAGTACTGACAACAAAGCTACTTGTACATGGGTGTCAGGTTGTCAACAATGCTAGCAGGTTACAACCATTTATGACAAACAATTTTGGTTTCAGATATTCTTCATTTTGCTGCATGCATTCCATAGTTAGCGTTTCGTAGCAGCCGGGTACAATAAAACCAATAAAAGATTATTCACATCTTATCACATACACTCGCTAATTTGCCTGTTGAGCCATCAATTACAGAGAATAGTGATACATAAGCAGTACCATCTGCTATCAGCTTGCACAAATTGTGTTTCACAGTCTGATTTTGATAGATCAAATATGATTGCCCCCTCACATTCTCTGGGGGCTATGATGGTTAAACAAGACCATCTACATCTTAATTAGTTTTTCTTAGTTAATCCCATGCTTAAGTGTCTAATTGATTTGCGCTTCATCCTTGCAGAGAATTCCTTTGACATATGATAAGGAGAAAGGAGCTTGGTTTCTTGAGAAAGAGTTGCCCGTGAGTATAATTCTTTTAATCACGAAGTTATATTGAAATATAGCTGTGGCCATCCCATCCTAAGTTGTACTAGTGATACTGGACTTTTTGGAGGCATAGAGGATGACTGcagtttttttaaaagaaaatacTGCTTGCCATATACAAAAATGTAGCAGTTAGCTTTACACTTCCCATATGGCTGTATCTCACAACTTTTGGGTCTCTGTTTCCTGAAGGAAGGACGGTATGAATACAAATACATAGTGGATGGCAACTGGCTGTGCAATGAGCATGAGAATATAACCAAACCGAATGCCGACGGCCATGTGAACAACTTTGTCCAGGTGAGATTCTTTCCAGAATCTGCGGACGGTGTTGAATCAGATATCGTAGTTGAGATTGCGGCTTGTGTGCAGGTCTCAAGGGACGGTACGAGTGATGAAGAGAAGGAACTAAGGGAGCGTTTGACGGGCCCAAACCCTGATCTTACGGATGAGGAAAGGCTGATGATCAGAGAGTACTTGGAACAATACGTGGAGGCTGAGCAATAGGAGGTCCAGTTGAGATGGTTCGCATTTCTATGTGCTTGTGTGTGAACAAGTTCATTGGAGTTAGATAGCAGTGTACTAAGTATTGACATAAACTGCAGAAGCTAGTGGCTGGGTCCGGCTTTGGCGTCAGGGAACAACACAATGAAGAGGCGATGGACCTTCCCGGGGGAAAAAATTGTTGTTGTCCGCTGTCAATAGTAGCTTAACCGTGGAAATGGGCTCATTGTGCATAGAAGGAGCAATCTGTGTTGTTGACACCGTTGCGACCGCATAGAAAATAAGTATTTGTAAAGTCACCAGCATAAAATAAGTAGCGTATGGTCCTGAATAAATTGAATgtagcttttgttctttgtTTTTCCTTTGTCATCCTGTGATTGTTGGTTCCCCTGAGACGGGACGGGACTCTCTATGTCCGTCCATCTGTGACGAATCAGTTTGAGATTTGCAAATGCAAGGCATCTGACGGAAAGGCTTTGGTGGCTTTGCTGTCCTGCGTAGGCGCACCGAAAGAGGAGAACGACGCGTGATGGATGAATGTGGTTGAGTCAAATGTCAAAGTCGTGGTTGAGCTTGCTGTGGAAGGAAGGTCAAAGTCGGATGGCAGCTATTCTATTCATTTTCATTCAGATTCAGGTAGGGTAGGAGCCAAGCCAGCCATCGGTGACCAGTCAGTCCTCGGCGGGGCCTCCTGGTCCGATTCCTAGCGACCCAGGCCAACCTTGCTTTCCACATACTGATCTGAATGAAGCGGCAAAACATGGAGCAGCATtcagaaaaaaggaaataagtAAACGAACAGCAAGATGTTTGTCGAAATTTTACAGCACAAGTAAAGTTTGATTTACAACAGTTGGTGCTACTGCTAGAGCAGCATACAATTTAGACACTGGCGGGTACTAACTACTACTAGCACATTGTTTTGCTTGTAACAACAACAACGACAAGTATGGATCATGGTCCTTCCTCCTAATTAGACACACTAGTACTACTATCCAAGGtgcggtgctgctgctgttttgGGTGGCGGAGGGAGCGGCGTCTTTTGTCGGCCTTTGGTGGTGGGTGGTGCGGGCGGAAGGTGCGCTCCAGCTCGTCGAGGCTCACGCTGATGAGGGGGACCTCCGGCGTCTGCTGCAAGTGGAAGAGGCGCTTCTTGCACAGGGGCGCCGGAGGCTTCCTGGGCGCCGGCGGGCACGTGGTGGGCTCCTTGAGGTAGGTGATGCCGCTGCCCGTCGGCGTCCGGCAGCTGTAGTAGTCGTCGGCTCCGAATCCAACAAATCCGGCTGGGGCTGGGAGCGGCGAGGCGCAGGGCGACGTGAaggccgcgggggcggcgggcttGTAGAACTCGGGCGACGCCGACATGCCTTTGCCTGCTGGGGATCCTAAAAGAATCCTAAGtaagcaagcaaagcaaagcaaagctaGGTGCAGGTGGAGCAGAGCAGGTAGCTGGTGAGCTGACAAGGAAGCAGCTGCCGCTGAGCGGAGGAGGTAAACAAGGAAGGCAGGGCGAATCGATTGCTGGTGCGTGCGAGCGACGCGGAGACCGACCTGTTCTGTTTATAAGGAGgacaggaggtggaggcggctaggagcagagcagaggagAGCAGGTGTGAAATGGAGAAGACACGAGCGCCGTGCGGTGGAAGGAACGGAACCGAACCGATGGGAGCAAGGAAGGAGAGGGGAAGGCAGGTGTTCCGTTCCTCCCACCCACTGGTCACTGCGCTGCGGGGCCAGAGCAAGACGAGGGAGGGGCGCGGCGGGGCACTGTTGGAGCAGCACGGCCGAGGCTGGAGCGGAGCTCCGCTCGTTGCTGGAGCCATTTGCCGCTCGCAGCGTGACGAGGACAGAAtgggggcggcggagaggagaaGAACGGGATAACGGAGGACCCGTCAACCAGATAAGGATAAGGTAGAAATAGTTATtagggagagagaaaaagaaaaacaacggaggggaaaaaaaagaaaggaaatgataaaaaaagaaaaaattggaaggaaagagaaaaaaataaagaagaaaaaagggatAAGGGCATAATGGACTTTGAACCCATTCTATCTCATCTGGAAACTACCAAACGTTTTTCAACTAGATAAGTTAGAATCAGAAAAAGCTAAAACCAGAGCTATTTTCACAGGAGGAGacagagccgccgccgccgcgttcatCCCCCCACCCAAAAATATATGATGCATGCATCGCAAGCGGACACGGACGACGCCAATCATGCACTGCCGTTGCCGTGGGGCATCATCCCCTGCACCCTGCATTTCTGCAATGtaccatgtttttttttctttttctccattGGGTGTCCTGCAGGGCTTTTGATTCCGCCACGTTTTAGGCATGAGTACGGTACATTCTTCCATTTCAAATGCTACTAAAGAAATATCAGTCCGTCGTACCTGTCACATCCATTATCCTTTTAAATAATCTAACTAATTCTTTTTCCAGTAAATAAATAGATAATCTGACAAATTAGCCTGGCAACGGCattggcatatggcatgatctCAGctcaggatgagaatgggatggATCCGGgcgcgggccagagacgagaGAGGAGAAGACGTGGACGCCTGCTCACCTGAGACTGCTGCTTTGTTAACCAATCATCATCAGcattcagcagcagcagcgtgagTCATGTCACCTCATCCTGACCTCACCTGACACGTCTCCTCATCATCTTCTTATCTTTCTTTATTTATCAGTAAGGCAGCAGGATCATTATTCTTCCCTTTCTGAAAAGCGACAAGGTAGGCGATCCTCGTCGTCCACAACGGGAATCGCTGTATCACAAGAGTGTTTTATCTTACCTTACACATTTTTTCTCTtcccttctcttcccttcttCGTCAACTCCGGTGAGCTTTTTAGGGTCAGGGGGTTCCTTCTTCATCAACTACCGGATTTTCTGAAGAAGATGGTTGGGATAGGGGCCGGGAGAGAGTTTCGTGTGGGGCCATGGCGCAGGACGGCGGCTCCAGCGGGGTCGCCGCCGCTAGAGCCGGGTGGGGAGGCAGTGGAGCGCGGGGCGAGccggcgtgcgccgccgccgagactGCGGCCTGCGGGTGTTGGCCTCTCTCGCgtgcggaggaggaagatgctAAAGAGAtaagaaggagagagaaggattgATGTGAGATCCTACGGGAAAAAAAATGGAGTGTAGGAGAGAGGTCCAGTATTCAGAGCGTGCTGTAGACAGGCCCAAATATAttggggccttgtttagttcccaaaatcccaactttggcactatgcaaaaagaagattccccatcacatcaaacttgcggtacatgtatggagtactgaatgtagacgaaatcaaaaactaattgcacagttttattgtactttgcgagacgaatcttttgagcctaattagtcaatatttggacaataattcacaaatacaaacaaaacgctacagtgttactacattaattttggttgtccaaagttggacaactaaacaagacctggGTGGATATGCATCCATCAGCTTTGTTAGTCTCACCCTCATCCCAACCTTTTCGTTTTCTACCTTTTAGCCCAAAAGGAAACATCGTCCTCGTCATTTTTTGAGGACTCTCTTTTCTCCTCCCCTTTTCTCACCAGCACTGCACATGTAGGGAGCGTTCCTATACCTAGTCCAGCAATGAGAAACTAAACTATATGAACTATGGTGTGGAATGAGTTATGTTTTTGTTAAGACAAAATCGAGTACATGATTAAGGATCTGTTTGGATCTGATGAGTAGGGATTATAAAACGATCTGAATAGTGCAATGAATGGTGGGCGGGATAGTAAGAACATGGATCCTGACCATTTAGATCTCATGGATTATGATAATTGTACCCCTAATAAATAATGTCCATCCCCCCATCCAAATAGTAGTGGTTGGATGACATGGGGAATTTTTGTAGCTTCATCTCTATAGTGCCGATGAGATCCAAACAAGCCAACCTATTATTACAACAAGTTTCTACATGATGCTGCCACACTTGGCGCAAGCACATCATCGACTGGTACTAGTTGGGTGCtgaggtggaggcggtggccaCATGGTTGATGAGCGCCTGCCCTGACCGGTGCGCGAAATGCTTCTGCCTCAGCTGCACGTACGGGTAGCAGAGCGTGGCCAGGACGTGTGCAGGCTTGGAGAAGGACACCACCTCGTACCACACCCGATACTCCTCGTCCACCTCCACCGAGAACCGCTCCTCCCCGGCCTGCAACAATCTAAATCTGCTGCTGTCATCTGTTCATCTCATCGTCTGTTCATCTCATCGTCTGTTCATCTGTGGCCTGAGAGGAAGAATCGGTTACCAGCAGATGGCCTTGTAGGGTGCCGCTACCGAACGCAAACATGGTGCCCTTGGACTTGTCGGATGATCTTCCATCGCCGTCGCTCACATAGGCGATCTGCAGCGGCAGCATCACCCAGGGCATCAGCTCCCTGTAGCAGATGCAGAACCTCGTTCCCACCTTCACCGGCGTGTCAGGCTCCACATTCGCCCAACCCAGTGCCAGGTGCCTAGCAAAAGCAGCAGCTCCTGGAAAGCTTAGACGATCGAGCATATAATAGAATAAAAATGTTCTGCTTCAGGCTTTCGTAACTTTACCTCCAAGAGAGGAGGGCGGATTTGGCGTGGAGGAAGGTGTCCGCACCTGAGCCGATCAGAACACGCGATCGGTTCACAAAGAAGCCGCGCTCCGTAAGAGCCTTGTCGCTTgtgtcagcagcagcagcttctgaGGTCGAGGTCGATGCTGGTTTTGGGCGTGTCGCGCCATGGAGAGCTGCGTCGTANNNNNNNNNNNNNNNNNNNNNNNNNNNNNNNNNNNNNNNNNNNNNNNNNNNNNNNNNNNNNNNNNNNNNNNNNNNNNNNNNNNNNNNNNNNNNNNNNNNN encodes the following:
- the LOC101759330 gene encoding phosphoglucan phosphatase DSP4, amyloplastic; the protein is MNCLQNLLKEPPIVGSRSMRRPSPLNLAMVRGGSRRSNTVKTMQPPGASTSGAESSAVEVGTEKSEVYSTNMTQAMGAALTYRHELGMNYNFIRPDLIVGSCLQSPLDVDKLRKIGVKTIFCLQQDSDLEYFGVNIRAIQDYCLQFKDIEHCRAEIRDFDAFDLRLRLPAVVSKLHKLVNCNGGVTYIHCTAGLGRAPAVALAYMFWILGYSLNEGHQLLQSKRASFPKLEAIKLATADILTGLSKNTITLKWEDDTSSSVEISGLDIGWGQRIPLTYDKEKGAWFLEKELPEGRYEYKYIVDGNWLCNEHENITKPNADGHVNNFVQVSRDGTSDEEKELRERLTGPNPDLTDEERLMIREYLEQYVEAEQ
- the LOC101759736 gene encoding cyclin-dependent protein kinase inhibitor EL2 translates to MSASPEFYKPAAPAAFTSPCASPLPAPAGFVGFGADDYYSCRTPTGSGITYLKEPTTCPPAPRKPPAPLCKKRLFHLQQTPEVPLISVSLDELERTFRPHHPPPKADKRRRSLRHPKQQQHRTLDSSTSVSN
- the LOC101778810 gene encoding UPF0548 protein At2g17695, coding for YDAALHGATRPKPASTSTSEAAAADTSDKALTERGFFVNRSRVLIGSGADTFLHAKSALLSWRHLALGWANVEPDTPVKVGTRFCICYRELMPWVMLPLQIAYVSDGDGRSSDKSKGTMFAFGSGTLQGHLLAGEERFSVEVDEEYRVWYEVVSFSKPAHVLATLCYPYVQLRQKHFAHRSGQALINHVATASTSAPN